Proteins from a genomic interval of Marmoricola sp. OAE513:
- a CDS encoding M48 family metallopeptidase, translated as MKYTLRALLAVGLLVGFYVVAVGLAVALVAVVVEAVALGANGAVVAKLVAVAAVAGFAIFKGLFSRTKENDGEPDGTAVTEVEQPVLWAEVRSLADQVGTRVPDEIRLVAQVNAAVAEDSSFLGLVPGTRRLYVGVPLLLGLDRGQLRSVLAHELGHYSGKHTALGPITYRGKEAIARVLRELGPTTVLGRLLGLYAKLYYAASHSTSRRQELEADEYSLRIAGRPAATSALRQVAALGVAWDYFVTTYVAFGEEDSQRPDDLFIGFAALIADPASAELMEQVRGDLPEPETSVYDTHPPLRHRIAVMEAADVPPVAPDTAPGLDLLVDARRTLASFEEQLFAGTGRRPARWEDLAEREGVREVVHASAFLASRPDLAGEPPTLGAALANLAAGVPLGLGDGATKEQESTLAARILGDATADHLVRAGAATFRLSWSGGGWKLTAEDGTSLDPWSAARTVAESDDVTPFRAWAVAHGVDLDAVLDVPDDAPLSVVESPALDGTLGVIAPVSHRGTRALVATGVGLLLPKVGWVQQLTWGFKANYGRSTDAMARRFERTPLATLAADPRTIAYAWSDVAAVHVATRRIGSSKVRLRLTDGAEVVLKVGGYSGSVGEPWLAVSYYLGPRYTVD; from the coding sequence ATGAAGTACACGTTGCGGGCCCTGCTCGCCGTCGGCCTGCTGGTCGGGTTCTACGTCGTCGCGGTCGGTCTGGCGGTCGCCCTCGTCGCGGTGGTGGTGGAGGCGGTCGCGCTGGGCGCGAACGGCGCCGTGGTCGCGAAGCTGGTCGCCGTCGCAGCCGTCGCCGGGTTCGCGATCTTCAAGGGGCTCTTCTCCCGTACCAAGGAGAACGACGGCGAGCCGGACGGGACGGCCGTCACCGAGGTCGAGCAGCCGGTGCTCTGGGCGGAGGTGCGCAGCCTCGCGGACCAGGTGGGTACCCGGGTCCCCGACGAGATCCGTCTGGTCGCCCAGGTGAACGCAGCGGTCGCCGAGGACTCCTCGTTCCTCGGTCTGGTGCCCGGGACCCGGCGGCTGTACGTCGGTGTCCCGCTGCTGCTCGGGCTCGACCGCGGGCAGCTCCGGTCGGTGCTGGCGCACGAGCTCGGCCACTACTCCGGGAAGCACACCGCCCTCGGGCCGATCACCTACCGCGGCAAGGAGGCGATCGCCCGGGTGTTGCGCGAGCTCGGCCCCACCACGGTGCTCGGCCGTCTGCTCGGGCTCTACGCGAAGCTGTACTACGCGGCCTCGCACAGCACGAGCCGCCGTCAGGAGCTGGAAGCCGACGAGTACAGCCTCCGGATCGCGGGCAGGCCTGCGGCGACGTCGGCGCTGCGCCAGGTGGCCGCGCTCGGCGTCGCCTGGGACTACTTCGTGACGACGTACGTCGCCTTCGGCGAGGAGGACTCCCAGCGCCCCGACGACCTGTTCATCGGCTTCGCCGCGCTGATCGCTGACCCTGCGTCCGCCGAGCTGATGGAGCAGGTCCGCGGCGACCTCCCCGAGCCGGAGACCTCGGTCTACGACACCCACCCGCCGCTGCGCCACCGCATCGCGGTGATGGAGGCGGCCGACGTCCCGCCGGTGGCTCCTGACACCGCCCCCGGGCTCGACCTGCTCGTGGACGCCCGTCGCACCTTGGCGAGCTTCGAGGAGCAGCTGTTCGCGGGGACCGGACGTCGCCCGGCCCGGTGGGAGGACCTCGCCGAGCGCGAGGGTGTCCGCGAGGTCGTGCACGCTTCGGCCTTCCTCGCCTCGCGCCCGGACCTCGCCGGGGAGCCGCCGACGCTCGGGGCGGCGCTCGCCAACCTGGCCGCCGGCGTACCGCTCGGGCTCGGGGACGGGGCGACCAAGGAGCAGGAGAGCACCCTGGCCGCGCGGATCCTCGGCGACGCTACGGCCGACCACCTGGTCCGGGCGGGAGCTGCGACCTTCCGGCTGTCGTGGTCCGGGGGCGGGTGGAAGCTCACCGCTGAGGACGGCACCTCGCTCGACCCGTGGTCCGCCGCGCGGACGGTCGCGGAGTCCGACGACGTCACCCCGTTCCGCGCGTGGGCGGTCGCGCACGGCGTCGACCTCGACGCGGTGCTCGACGTACCGGACGATGCGCCGCTGTCCGTCGTCGAGAGCCCAGCCCTCGACGGGACCCTCGGCGTGATCGCGCCGGTCAGCCACCGCGGCACCCGCGCCCTGGTGGCCACCGGCGTCGGACTGCTGCTGCCCAAGGTCGGCTGGGTGCAGCAGCTGACCTGGGGGTTCAAGGCCAACTACGGTCGGTCGACGGACGCGATGGCGCGTCGCTTCGAGCGCACTCCGCTTGCCACCCTGGCGGCGGACCCGCGCACGATCGCCTACGCGTGGTCCGACGTCGCAGCGGTGCACGTCGCGACCCGCAGGATCGGGTCGAGCAAGGTCCGCCTCCGCCTGACCGACGGTGCGGAGGTCGTGCTCAAGGTCGGCGGCTACTCGGGCTCGGTCGGCGAGCCGTGGCTTGCCGTCTCCTACTACCTCGGTCCGCGGTACACCGTCGACTAG
- a CDS encoding LuxR C-terminal-related transcriptional regulator, whose product MLDPGQAGQGALLGRNLEVAEVLRLLTPGRALTLTGVGGTGKTRIAQRVTADSSGHYPAGVWVAELADTTDPELLDAALAAALDLHIPAGNRDRSIIIDFLVDHPGLLVLDNCEHLVEPLAVLVADVLRAAPDLTVLTTTQLPLRITHETVYPVAPLPTPIPGAETSLDMVDRYAAVALFAQRATEAMASFEVTAENVGAIAELVTLLDGVPLAIELAAARVRLLTPDALLVRVAEHLDVLESDQRDRPDRHSSLAASVGWSYALCSPSEQELWNRLSVFTGGFELEAAEQVCAGEGITSADVLGLLSTLVDLSVVQRVGETGTRFRLLEAIRLYGARQLATTGFPSTWRDRHLAWYAELGATVGLQWCGPDQLRWQDRLRAEHPNLRAALEHALAAPATAVVALRLAVQLEYLWWCGGLMTEGRRWLGRAITATEGAPEEKIRALRLCAWFGSLQTDLGYARDRSNELAELVATTSDPVAGADQLFADGVVTGWEKDIARSADLLTESERLYQRAGTTTDVLESQFMTGIALIFAGDLTAAAAAHQRCLDTSTRLGETCMSGFSRWGLGLTALLGGRADDAERLCRSALEQSASLDDRLAMAVQLETLAWTAATRGDAERAVLLLGGAGAIWKRMNMPVERTPYFSDLHAMAEQQARELVADGASFEGRLALGLTMPLVDVVDLALHAEHAPGPRSARGPLSRRETEVTALVAEGLTNRDIAERLFISERTVEGHVQSTLRKLGFRSRTRIARWFHDQAGLRPD is encoded by the coding sequence ATGCTGGATCCGGGTCAGGCAGGTCAGGGAGCACTGCTCGGCAGGAACCTCGAGGTGGCCGAGGTCCTCCGACTGCTGACTCCCGGCCGAGCGCTCACCCTCACCGGAGTCGGCGGCACCGGCAAGACCCGGATCGCCCAGCGGGTCACCGCCGACTCGAGCGGCCACTACCCCGCGGGGGTCTGGGTCGCCGAGCTCGCCGACACCACCGACCCCGAGCTCCTGGACGCGGCGCTGGCCGCAGCGCTGGACCTGCACATCCCGGCCGGCAACCGCGACCGGTCGATCATCATCGACTTCCTGGTCGACCATCCCGGGCTCCTCGTCCTCGACAACTGCGAGCACCTCGTGGAACCGCTCGCCGTGCTGGTCGCCGACGTCCTGCGCGCGGCTCCGGACCTGACCGTCCTGACCACCACCCAGCTGCCGTTGCGGATCACCCACGAGACCGTCTACCCGGTCGCGCCGCTGCCCACCCCGATCCCGGGCGCCGAGACGTCGCTGGACATGGTCGACCGGTACGCCGCGGTCGCCCTCTTCGCCCAGCGCGCCACCGAGGCCATGGCTTCGTTCGAGGTCACTGCGGAGAACGTCGGCGCGATCGCGGAGCTGGTGACCCTCCTCGACGGGGTCCCGCTCGCGATCGAGCTCGCTGCCGCCCGCGTCCGTCTCCTCACGCCGGACGCGCTGCTCGTCCGGGTCGCCGAGCACCTCGACGTGCTCGAGTCCGACCAGCGCGACCGCCCCGACCGGCACTCCTCGCTCGCCGCCTCGGTCGGGTGGAGCTACGCCCTGTGCTCGCCCTCCGAGCAGGAGCTGTGGAACCGACTCTCTGTCTTCACCGGCGGCTTCGAGCTCGAGGCGGCGGAGCAGGTGTGTGCCGGCGAGGGCATCACGTCCGCGGACGTGCTCGGGCTGCTCTCGACGCTGGTCGACCTGTCGGTGGTGCAACGCGTCGGTGAGACCGGGACCCGGTTCCGGCTGCTGGAGGCCATCCGCCTGTACGGCGCCCGGCAGCTCGCGACGACAGGGTTCCCCTCGACGTGGCGCGACCGCCACCTCGCCTGGTACGCCGAGCTCGGTGCCACGGTCGGCCTGCAGTGGTGCGGACCTGACCAGCTGCGCTGGCAGGACCGGTTGCGTGCCGAGCACCCCAACCTGCGTGCAGCGCTGGAGCACGCGCTCGCAGCTCCGGCCACGGCCGTGGTCGCCCTGCGCCTGGCCGTTCAGCTTGAGTACCTGTGGTGGTGCGGTGGGCTGATGACCGAGGGCCGCCGCTGGCTCGGCCGCGCGATCACCGCCACCGAGGGAGCTCCCGAGGAGAAGATCCGCGCGCTGCGTCTGTGCGCCTGGTTCGGTTCCCTGCAGACGGACCTCGGCTATGCGCGGGACCGGAGCAACGAGCTGGCCGAGCTGGTGGCGACGACGTCAGACCCGGTGGCCGGCGCCGACCAGCTGTTCGCCGACGGGGTGGTCACCGGGTGGGAGAAGGACATTGCCCGGAGCGCGGACCTGCTGACCGAGTCCGAACGGCTCTACCAGCGCGCGGGCACGACGACCGACGTCCTGGAGTCGCAGTTCATGACCGGGATCGCGTTGATCTTCGCCGGTGACCTCACCGCAGCCGCCGCAGCCCACCAACGCTGCCTGGACACCAGCACGCGGCTCGGCGAGACCTGCATGAGCGGATTCTCCCGGTGGGGGCTCGGCCTCACCGCCCTGCTCGGAGGCCGAGCGGACGACGCCGAGAGGCTCTGCCGCAGCGCGCTCGAGCAGTCCGCCAGTCTGGACGACCGCCTGGCGATGGCGGTCCAGCTCGAGACGCTCGCCTGGACGGCCGCCACCCGGGGGGACGCCGAGCGGGCCGTCCTGCTGCTCGGAGGCGCCGGCGCGATCTGGAAGCGGATGAACATGCCGGTCGAGCGGACGCCGTACTTCTCCGACCTGCACGCGATGGCCGAGCAGCAGGCCCGGGAGCTGGTTGCCGACGGGGCTTCCTTCGAGGGCCGGCTCGCCCTGGGGCTGACGATGCCGCTCGTCGACGTGGTCGACCTCGCGCTGCACGCCGAGCACGCACCCGGCCCCCGGTCTGCCCGCGGGCCGCTGAGCCGACGCGAGACCGAGGTGACCGCGCTCGTCGCCGAGGGTCTGACCAACCGCGACATCGCCGAACGCCTCTTCATCTCCGAGCGCACCGTCGAGGGCCATGTGCAGAGCACGCTGCGCAAGCTCGGCTTCCGCTCACGCACGCGGATCGCGCGGTGGTTCCACGACCAGGCGGGCCTGAGGCCCGACTAG
- a CDS encoding ABC transporter substrate-binding protein translates to MRDPRRRLLAVVAFVLLGVLGVTACGGSQMSPKAVQEANRKAAGLGPGDSVGPNGQLPESVANPDDPQATTGPNDPSVPNGPADPSNPDQPQPGGPGAEKGDPLLPSPSSCAGFKNQTGITDSTITIGNGADISGPVPGLFTATQQATKAYVSYFNSKSSICGRKLKLITADTRTDAGADQQASAKFCEQAFATVGGMATFDSGGAAAAQACGLPDLRAVAVTGDRNRCKVCFAAEATGDHEFSNAVPDFFVKNYKAASKKAAFLYLNVGAAAENGVTQRNVAVKRGFDVVYTKAIDVAEFNYGPYVQQLKTLGVRWVQFLGAYQQEVRFAEAMKAANYKPDVYMLDPSAYDEGFLQTGGDAIENTFVYVNFTPFAENAKEFRLYNTYLQQVAPGAKPTFFGLFAWSAAKLFVEQSIELGGKLSRPALVNSLRGVKNWTAGDLHGPMQVGAKHAPSCIRFLQVKNNKFVPIKGTKYVCNGYSKG, encoded by the coding sequence ATGCGCGACCCCCGGCGTCGTCTGCTCGCTGTCGTGGCCTTCGTCCTGCTCGGCGTCCTCGGCGTCACCGCCTGCGGCGGCTCCCAGATGTCTCCGAAGGCGGTGCAGGAGGCGAATCGCAAGGCGGCCGGGCTCGGACCGGGCGACTCGGTTGGGCCCAACGGCCAGCTGCCTGAAAGCGTCGCGAATCCGGACGACCCCCAGGCGACCACCGGCCCGAACGATCCCTCGGTTCCGAACGGTCCGGCGGATCCGAGCAACCCCGACCAGCCACAGCCCGGAGGCCCGGGCGCCGAGAAGGGGGACCCGCTGCTGCCGTCCCCGAGCAGCTGCGCGGGCTTCAAAAACCAGACCGGCATCACCGACAGCACCATCACGATCGGCAACGGCGCCGACATCAGCGGCCCGGTGCCCGGTCTGTTCACGGCGACCCAGCAGGCCACGAAAGCCTACGTGTCCTACTTCAACTCCAAGTCCAGCATCTGCGGGCGCAAGCTCAAGCTGATCACTGCGGACACCCGCACCGATGCCGGCGCCGACCAGCAGGCCTCGGCCAAGTTCTGCGAGCAGGCGTTCGCGACCGTCGGTGGCATGGCCACCTTCGACTCCGGCGGCGCTGCCGCTGCCCAGGCGTGCGGCCTGCCCGACCTGCGCGCCGTCGCGGTCACCGGCGACCGGAACCGCTGCAAGGTCTGCTTCGCCGCCGAGGCGACCGGCGACCACGAGTTCTCCAACGCCGTACCGGACTTCTTCGTGAAGAACTATAAGGCAGCCAGCAAGAAGGCCGCGTTCCTCTACCTGAACGTCGGCGCTGCTGCAGAGAACGGCGTGACGCAGCGCAACGTCGCGGTCAAGCGCGGCTTCGACGTCGTCTACACCAAGGCCATCGACGTCGCCGAGTTCAACTACGGCCCGTACGTGCAGCAGCTCAAGACCCTCGGCGTCCGCTGGGTCCAGTTCCTCGGTGCCTACCAGCAGGAGGTCCGGTTCGCGGAGGCGATGAAGGCGGCCAACTACAAGCCGGACGTCTACATGCTCGACCCGTCGGCGTACGACGAGGGCTTCCTGCAGACCGGCGGTGACGCGATCGAGAACACCTTTGTCTACGTGAACTTCACGCCGTTCGCCGAGAACGCCAAGGAGTTCCGCCTCTACAACACCTACCTCCAGCAGGTCGCGCCCGGGGCGAAGCCGACGTTCTTCGGGCTGTTCGCCTGGTCGGCGGCGAAGCTGTTCGTCGAGCAGTCGATCGAGCTCGGCGGCAAGCTCTCGCGCCCTGCGCTGGTCAACTCGTTGAGGGGCGTGAAGAACTGGACCGCGGGCGACCTGCACGGCCCGATGCAGGTCGGGGCGAAGCACGCGCCGAGCTGCATTCGGTTCCTGCAGGTGAAGAACAACAAGTTCGTGCCGATCAAGGGCACCAAGTACGTCTGCAACGGGTACTCGAAGGGCTAG
- a CDS encoding TetR/AcrR family transcriptional regulator: protein MTDMRRPYGGVSAEDRTAKRRAALLDAGLVVIGRDGVGSCSIEAVCAQAELGKRYFYESFTDRDAFLLELVDRLFADIRSRMGEDLAEFSDRAERSRAVVRTLVEVLSGDQRRARLYAESAGHPVLARRRAQAITEYTEFVADHVLPVSDLPAVERHLATRILVSGTTDLVTSWLSGEVQATKDEIVQAIIAIGLSTS from the coding sequence GTGACCGACATGCGCAGGCCGTACGGAGGCGTGAGCGCGGAGGACCGCACGGCCAAGCGGCGGGCGGCGCTGCTCGACGCCGGCCTGGTCGTCATCGGACGCGACGGGGTGGGCAGCTGCTCCATCGAGGCGGTCTGCGCCCAGGCGGAGCTCGGCAAGCGGTACTTCTACGAGAGCTTCACGGACCGCGACGCGTTCCTGCTCGAGCTCGTCGACCGCCTGTTCGCCGACATCCGGTCCCGGATGGGCGAGGACCTCGCCGAGTTCTCCGACCGCGCCGAGCGGTCGCGGGCCGTCGTACGAACCCTCGTCGAGGTCCTGTCCGGCGACCAGCGCCGCGCCAGGCTGTACGCCGAGAGCGCCGGCCACCCGGTTCTCGCTCGTCGTCGCGCGCAAGCGATCACCGAGTACACCGAGTTCGTCGCCGACCACGTGCTCCCGGTTTCCGATCTCCCCGCGGTGGAGCGCCACCTGGCGACCCGGATCCTGGTCTCGGGCACGACCGACCTGGTGACGAGCTGGTTGTCCGGTGAGGTGCAGGCGACCAAGGATGAGATCGTCCAGGCGATCATCGCCATCGGTCTATCCACATCCTGA